The Gemmata palustris genome includes a region encoding these proteins:
- a CDS encoding glutamate synthase subunit beta has translation MADPRGFLNVEPQKPTPRPVHLRIRDYDELYQPMPTESTRAQATRCMDCGIPFCHTGCPLGNRIPDWNDLVYRNRWKEALAALHDTNNFPEFTGKTCPAPCEASCVLALNGTAVTIKTIEQAIVDRGWEMGWIVPEPPRHETGKSVGIIGSGPAGLAAAQQLRRAGHAVTVYERADRAGGLLTYGIPDFKMAKDYVTRRVDQLLAEGVEFVLNADVGVTTDPQELRRRHDALLLTVGATKPRELDIPGRRLKGVEQAMTFLTAQNRRGFGDALDGESLTATGKNVIIIGGGDTAADCLGTCHRQGAKSVLQLDYNPCPPEDMNPETPWPLWPKILRITPAHEEGGKRDWQIKTQNFAGDDQGRVTELHAVRIHHYYDKEGERQFEELHGSELVFPCELVLLAIGFSGPEQSLPERLGLALTTSGAIRSDGKYATSVPGVFAAGDCRRGQSLVVWAIAEGREAARHIDESLTGRPSRLRGRDLPLGLIR, from the coding sequence ATGGCCGACCCGCGCGGGTTCCTGAACGTTGAACCGCAGAAACCGACCCCGAGGCCGGTCCACCTGCGCATTCGCGATTACGACGAACTGTACCAGCCGATGCCGACCGAGAGCACGCGGGCGCAGGCGACCCGGTGCATGGACTGTGGCATCCCGTTCTGCCACACCGGGTGCCCGCTCGGGAACCGCATCCCGGACTGGAACGATCTCGTCTACCGGAACCGGTGGAAGGAGGCGCTCGCCGCGCTCCACGACACGAACAACTTCCCGGAGTTCACCGGCAAGACGTGCCCCGCGCCGTGCGAGGCGTCCTGCGTCCTCGCGCTCAACGGGACCGCGGTCACGATCAAGACCATCGAGCAGGCGATCGTGGACCGCGGGTGGGAGATGGGGTGGATCGTCCCCGAACCGCCGCGCCACGAGACCGGCAAATCGGTCGGCATCATCGGGAGCGGTCCGGCCGGGCTCGCCGCGGCGCAGCAACTGCGCCGGGCCGGGCACGCGGTCACCGTCTACGAGCGCGCGGACCGCGCCGGCGGGCTGCTCACCTACGGCATCCCCGACTTCAAGATGGCGAAGGACTACGTCACCCGGCGCGTGGACCAGCTCCTCGCGGAGGGCGTCGAGTTCGTCCTCAACGCGGACGTCGGGGTCACAACCGATCCGCAGGAGTTGCGCCGGCGCCACGACGCACTCTTGCTGACGGTCGGGGCGACCAAGCCGCGCGAACTCGACATCCCGGGCCGCCGGTTGAAGGGCGTCGAGCAGGCGATGACGTTCCTGACCGCCCAGAACCGGCGCGGGTTCGGCGACGCGCTCGACGGGGAATCTCTTACCGCTACCGGCAAGAACGTGATTATCATCGGTGGCGGCGACACCGCGGCGGACTGCCTCGGGACGTGTCACCGCCAGGGCGCGAAGTCGGTGCTTCAGCTCGACTACAACCCGTGCCCGCCGGAGGACATGAACCCGGAAACGCCGTGGCCCCTGTGGCCAAAAATCCTCCGCATCACGCCGGCGCACGAGGAGGGCGGCAAGCGCGACTGGCAGATCAAGACGCAGAACTTTGCCGGCGACGATCAGGGCCGCGTCACGGAACTGCACGCAGTCCGGATTCACCACTACTACGACAAAGAAGGCGAGCGCCAGTTCGAGGAACTGCACGGTTCCGAGCTCGTGTTCCCGTGCGAGTTGGTGCTGCTCGCGATCGGCTTTTCCGGACCGGAGCAGAGCTTACCGGAACGATTGGGGCTGGCGCTGACCACCTCCGGCGCGATCCGGAGTGATGGTAAGTACGCGACCTCCGTGCCCGGTGTGTTCGCGGCCGGGGATTGCCGACGGGGACAGTCGCTCGTGGTTTGGGCGATTGCCGAAGGCCGGGAAGCCGCCCGGCACATTGACGAATCGCTGACCGGGCGCCCAAGCCGGCTCCGGGGACGGGATCTGCCTCTTGGACTGATCCGGTAA
- a CDS encoding transglutaminase family protein, translating into MGIRVALHHVTKYTYDRPVTLLPHVVRLRPAPHARTPVPSYSLSIEPTPHFLNWQQDPYSNYLARLVFPDPVSELVVTVDLIADLTPINPFDFFIEEYAQEYPFQYDAALARELVPYLETLPAGPLLQKLIDGARQSGVKMNDYLVGLNRLVQQQVSYVIRLEPGVQAPEETLELGRGSCRDSAWLLVQLARHLGLAARFVSGYLIQLVADEKPLEGPEGPTADFTDLHAWAEVYLPGAGWVGLDPTSGLMTAEGHIPLACTADPQSAAPVTGSFSWTKRDEDDEVVEGFDFHMSIARIDETPRVTKPYSEPQWDAINALGTRIDADLREWDVRLTMGGEPTFVSIDDRDAPEWNIAALGPQKRRQGVTLLKRLRDKFAPGALLHFGQGKWYPGEQLPRWAFGCYWRTDGQPIWVDPLLIADEGRSYGFGADDAARFATALAEKLGVDPKYAIPGYEDAWYYLWRERRLPTNVDPLNNKLDSPEDRERLAKVFEQKLGSTVGTVLPLRRAFGAGSPWESGPWALRSKHLFLIPGDSPMGYRLPLDSLPWETPADRQFLEERDPFAPRGPLPGHPIGPAVPAGLARTAPDSLLDVWGRPTDSQNGRARRPLGSALPPSNGTAHSSVPNNVVRTALCIEPRNGKLHVFMPPARFIEDYLDLVAAIESTAAELDRPVLIEGYKPPHDHRVNNFSITPDPGVIEANMHPASSWDELVHITTTLYEEARQSRLCTEKFMLDGRHTGTGGGNHVVIGGPTPADSPILRRPDLLKSLVGFWHNHPSLSYLFSGLFVGPTSQHPRVDEARHDALRELEIAFGQVRAGGSPPAWLVDRLFRNLLTDLTGNTHRAEFCIDKLFSPDSAEGRRGLLELRSFEMPPHARMSCAQLLLMRSLVAWFWRKPYEHKLVRWGTALHDKFMLPHFVNEDFNDVLDELRAHGGYPLDPAWFTPHVEFRFPVLGTVTSRGVNLELRTAIEPWHVLGEESSAGGASRYVDSSVERVQVKVRGLTDPRHVLTCNGRRVPLHPTGTNGEFVAGVRYRAWQPPSCLHPTIPVHAPLVFDVLDTWNDRSVGGCTYHVSHPGGMAPEDFPVNALAAESRRIARFFAFGHTPGPVSVPPEEPDPEFPFTLDLRRPELPQYRAPAPVKESAVFGRVPVSEVE; encoded by the coding sequence ATGGGCATCCGCGTAGCCCTCCACCACGTCACCAAGTACACCTACGACCGGCCGGTCACGCTCCTGCCGCACGTCGTCAGGCTGCGCCCGGCCCCGCACGCGCGGACCCCGGTCCCGAGCTACTCGCTCTCGATCGAGCCCACCCCGCACTTCCTGAACTGGCAGCAAGATCCTTACAGCAACTACCTCGCCCGGCTCGTCTTCCCGGACCCGGTGTCCGAGTTGGTCGTCACCGTCGATCTGATCGCCGATCTCACGCCGATCAACCCGTTCGATTTCTTCATCGAAGAGTACGCGCAGGAGTACCCGTTTCAGTACGACGCGGCACTCGCGCGCGAACTCGTACCCTACCTCGAGACGCTCCCGGCCGGACCATTGCTGCAGAAGCTGATCGACGGCGCGCGACAGTCCGGCGTGAAGATGAACGACTACCTGGTCGGGCTGAACCGGCTCGTCCAGCAGCAGGTCTCTTACGTCATTCGGTTGGAACCCGGAGTGCAGGCGCCCGAAGAAACGCTCGAACTCGGGCGCGGGTCGTGTCGCGATTCCGCGTGGCTGCTCGTGCAACTCGCGCGGCACCTCGGGCTCGCAGCACGCTTCGTCTCCGGCTACTTGATTCAACTCGTCGCCGACGAAAAGCCCCTGGAAGGCCCGGAGGGGCCGACGGCCGACTTCACCGATCTTCACGCCTGGGCCGAGGTGTACTTGCCCGGGGCGGGCTGGGTCGGGTTGGATCCCACCTCCGGGTTGATGACCGCGGAGGGGCACATCCCGCTCGCGTGTACCGCCGACCCGCAGTCTGCAGCGCCCGTGACCGGTTCCTTTTCCTGGACCAAGCGCGACGAGGACGACGAGGTCGTGGAGGGCTTCGACTTCCACATGTCGATTGCGCGGATCGACGAAACCCCGCGGGTCACGAAGCCGTACAGCGAACCGCAGTGGGACGCGATCAACGCACTCGGAACGCGCATCGACGCCGACCTCCGCGAGTGGGACGTGCGGCTGACGATGGGCGGTGAGCCGACGTTCGTGAGCATCGACGACCGGGACGCGCCGGAATGGAACATTGCCGCTCTCGGGCCGCAGAAACGGCGTCAGGGCGTCACGCTGTTGAAGCGGCTCCGAGACAAGTTCGCCCCCGGCGCGCTGCTGCACTTCGGGCAGGGGAAGTGGTATCCGGGCGAGCAACTCCCGCGGTGGGCGTTCGGGTGCTACTGGCGCACCGATGGTCAACCGATCTGGGTCGACCCGCTGCTCATTGCCGACGAGGGCCGATCCTACGGGTTCGGGGCCGATGACGCGGCGCGCTTTGCCACGGCGCTGGCCGAGAAGCTGGGCGTCGATCCCAAATACGCGATTCCGGGGTACGAGGACGCCTGGTACTACTTGTGGCGGGAGCGCCGACTGCCCACGAACGTCGATCCGCTGAACAACAAACTGGACAGCCCCGAAGACCGCGAACGGCTGGCCAAGGTGTTCGAGCAGAAGCTCGGGAGCACCGTCGGGACGGTGTTGCCGCTGCGCAGGGCGTTCGGGGCGGGTTCGCCGTGGGAGAGCGGGCCGTGGGCGCTCCGCTCGAAGCACTTGTTCCTGATCCCCGGCGACAGCCCGATGGGGTACCGGTTGCCCCTCGATTCGCTCCCGTGGGAAACGCCGGCGGACCGGCAGTTCCTCGAAGAGCGCGACCCGTTCGCCCCGCGCGGGCCGCTACCGGGCCACCCCATCGGCCCCGCGGTCCCGGCCGGACTCGCGCGCACGGCACCCGACTCGCTGCTCGACGTCTGGGGGCGCCCGACGGACTCTCAGAACGGCCGGGCGCGTCGGCCCCTCGGGTCGGCACTCCCGCCGTCGAACGGCACGGCCCACAGTTCTGTCCCGAACAACGTGGTTCGCACCGCGCTGTGTATCGAACCGCGTAACGGCAAACTGCACGTGTTCATGCCGCCGGCCCGGTTCATTGAGGACTACCTCGATCTCGTCGCCGCGATCGAGTCCACCGCCGCCGAACTCGACCGGCCCGTGCTCATTGAGGGCTATAAGCCTCCGCACGACCACCGGGTGAACAACTTCTCGATCACACCCGACCCCGGCGTGATCGAAGCGAACATGCACCCGGCGAGTTCCTGGGACGAACTCGTTCACATCACCACAACGCTTTACGAAGAAGCGCGGCAATCCCGGCTGTGTACCGAGAAGTTCATGCTCGACGGCCGGCACACTGGTACCGGCGGTGGGAACCACGTCGTGATCGGTGGTCCCACTCCTGCGGACAGTCCGATTCTGCGCCGACCGGACCTGCTCAAGAGCCTCGTCGGGTTCTGGCACAACCACCCGTCGCTGTCGTACCTGTTCAGCGGCTTGTTTGTTGGCCCCACCAGTCAGCACCCGCGAGTGGACGAAGCCCGACACGATGCGCTCCGCGAACTGGAGATCGCGTTCGGCCAAGTGCGCGCGGGAGGCAGCCCCCCCGCGTGGCTCGTTGATCGACTGTTCCGAAACCTGCTCACCGACCTCACGGGCAACACGCACCGGGCCGAGTTCTGCATCGACAAGTTGTTCAGCCCGGACTCTGCGGAGGGCCGGCGCGGGCTGTTGGAACTGCGTTCGTTCGAGATGCCGCCGCACGCCCGGATGAGCTGTGCTCAACTGCTCCTGATGCGGTCGCTCGTGGCGTGGTTCTGGCGCAAACCGTATGAGCACAAGCTCGTGCGGTGGGGGACCGCGCTGCACGACAAGTTCATGCTCCCGCACTTCGTCAACGAGGACTTTAACGACGTCTTGGACGAGCTCCGTGCCCACGGCGGGTACCCACTCGACCCCGCGTGGTTCACGCCGCACGTCGAGTTCCGGTTCCCGGTCCTCGGCACGGTCACGAGCCGCGGCGTGAATCTGGAACTGCGGACCGCGATCGAGCCCTGGCACGTGCTCGGCGAGGAGTCCAGCGCGGGGGGGGCGAGCCGGTACGTGGATTCGTCGGTCGAACGAGTTCAGGTGAAAGTGCGCGGGCTCACGGATCCGCGGCACGTCCTCACGTGCAACGGCCGGCGCGTTCCGCTGCACCCGACCGGCACCAACGGCGAATTCGTCGCGGGGGTCCGTTACCGCGCTTGGCAGCCGCCGAGTTGCCTGCACCCGACGATTCCCGTTCACGCGCCGCTCGTCTTCGACGTGTTGGACACCTGGAACGACCGGAGCGTCGGGGGCTGCACATATCATGTGTCACACCCCGGTGGGATGGCGCCCGAGGACTTCCCGGTGAACGCGCTCGCGGCCGAGAGCCGGCGCATCGCCCGGTTCTTCGCGTTCGGCCACACGCCCGGCCCGGTGAGCGTTCCACCGGAGGAGCCGGACCCCGAGTTCCCGTTCACCCTGGACCTGCGCCGGCCCGAACTGCCGCAGTACCGAGCGCCGGCGCCGGTCAAAGAATCCGCGGTCTTCGGCCGCGTGCCCGTCAGTGAGGTAGAATAA
- a CDS encoding alpha-E domain-containing protein has product MISRVAEHCFWLARYLERAENTARVLEVNHTLLLDFHVPVEQQWRPLLIISGVHDYKDEPTAENVQEFMTWDRDNPFSIASSLAWARENARIIREVISAEMWERLNFYHLWMQGDEGRALFDAHRSEFYAQVRRINQLLHGIADTTMSHGEAWEFFKLGTYLERTSQTARIMDVKYHTLLPRVEDVGSPIDNAHWVAILMSCSGYEPFHKKPRLMPNDPASAVAEFLIFDELFPRSVRRCLRECEAATAAAAGHPVGVRPTEPERRLATLLAYLDARMIPDVIRDGLHETLTHVVDSVHEIGAAIHATFFAADVRPPDSKAQVPTPPSAPAPATMTQTQSQS; this is encoded by the coding sequence ATGATTTCCCGTGTCGCGGAACACTGTTTCTGGCTCGCCCGGTACCTGGAACGGGCGGAAAACACGGCCCGCGTTCTCGAGGTGAACCACACCCTGCTGTTGGACTTCCACGTCCCGGTCGAACAGCAGTGGCGCCCGCTGCTCATCATCTCGGGGGTCCACGATTACAAAGACGAGCCGACCGCCGAGAACGTCCAGGAGTTCATGACCTGGGACCGGGACAACCCGTTCAGCATCGCGTCCTCGCTGGCGTGGGCGCGGGAGAACGCCCGGATCATCCGCGAAGTCATTTCGGCCGAGATGTGGGAGCGGTTGAACTTCTACCACCTGTGGATGCAGGGGGACGAGGGGCGCGCGCTCTTCGACGCGCACCGGAGCGAGTTCTACGCCCAGGTGCGGCGCATCAACCAGCTCCTGCACGGGATCGCCGACACCACCATGAGCCACGGCGAGGCGTGGGAGTTCTTCAAACTCGGGACGTACCTGGAGCGGACCAGCCAGACCGCCCGGATCATGGACGTGAAGTACCACACCCTCTTACCCCGGGTCGAGGACGTCGGCAGCCCGATCGACAACGCGCACTGGGTCGCGATCCTCATGAGCTGCTCCGGGTACGAACCGTTCCACAAGAAGCCCCGGCTGATGCCGAACGACCCCGCGTCGGCGGTCGCCGAGTTCCTGATCTTCGACGAACTGTTCCCCCGATCGGTCCGCCGGTGCTTGCGCGAGTGCGAGGCGGCGACCGCGGCCGCGGCCGGGCACCCGGTCGGGGTACGCCCGACCGAACCGGAACGGCGACTCGCGACCCTGTTGGCCTACCTGGACGCGCGGATGATCCCGGACGTGATCCGCGACGGGCTGCACGAGACGCTCACGCACGTCGTCGATTCGGTCCACGAAATCGGCGCGGCCATCCACGCGACATTCTTCGCCGCGGACGTGCGCCCGCCCGACTCGAAGGCGCAGGTGCCGACACCGCCTTCTGCTCCGGCTCCGGCCACAATGACACAGACACAGAGTCAGTCCTAA
- a CDS encoding circularly permuted type 2 ATP-grasp protein gives MPDTRSHAPIDPHVPPGADPRAGYESAPGFDESTDRNGTCRPHWIKFFDSLHELGPTEMARRWREAKDLIRENGVTYNVYGDPDGIARPWQLDPIPLLIPHAEAAALERGLVQRARLLELVLADLYGPQWLLKDGILPPELIVPNPGFLRPVHGIRVPGGRYLHLYAANLGRGFDGRWRVIGDRTQAPSGAGYALENRIVMTRTLPEAFQDCRVNRLALFFQTVRDTLRALAPRNKDNPRVVLLTPGPYNETYFEHAYLARYLGYTLCEGGDLTVRDNRVFLKVLGGLQPVEVIFRRLDDDFCDPLELRPDSFLGVPGLVHAVRSGNVVVANALGTGLLETPALPAFLPRLCRALLGEELQLESVPTWWCGEPESLRYVLDHLADLVIKPAFPASRMEPEFPADLSAGQRTALAARIKHRPRDFVAQERLDLSATPVLDGDRLVPRKLVVRSYLAAESGGGFVFMPGGLTRVSASSDTTVVSMQRGGGSKDTWVLADAEVSDFSLLPAAGYRVALTRSGGDLPSRAADNLFWLGRYAERAEGLTRLLRGIVVRLTERSGLADCPELPSLLTALAAQADPKCPRADGIEDPFARVFPVVFAQADPNSLVSVVRSVRLVASVVRDLISLDMWRVVNTLSALPGELTSGTDEDDPTPADVLDLLNRTVTTLAAFGGLVSESMTRGEGWRFLDMGRKLERALHLIGLLRATLVTATEHEGPVLDAVLEVVDSGMTYRRRYLSSLRAEAVLDLVVADETNPRSLATQLAALVDDVDHLPRPASAGRAPEQRFALAALASVRLAEPDRLAVVEGGTRPGLRDLLGHVAGWLPILSDAITQQYLSHLQTSRHMATPDTIRRTGADSGDRL, from the coding sequence ATGCCCGACACCCGTTCCCACGCGCCGATCGACCCCCACGTTCCTCCGGGCGCTGATCCCCGGGCGGGGTACGAATCAGCGCCCGGGTTCGATGAGTCGACCGATCGCAACGGTACGTGCCGCCCTCACTGGATCAAATTCTTCGATTCGCTGCACGAACTCGGGCCGACCGAGATGGCGCGCCGGTGGCGCGAAGCGAAAGACCTGATCCGCGAGAACGGGGTCACGTACAACGTTTACGGCGACCCCGACGGCATTGCCCGCCCCTGGCAACTCGACCCGATCCCCCTCCTCATCCCGCACGCGGAAGCCGCCGCACTCGAGCGCGGGCTCGTTCAGCGTGCGCGGCTCCTGGAACTCGTTCTGGCCGACCTGTACGGCCCGCAGTGGCTGTTGAAGGACGGGATTCTCCCGCCCGAGTTAATTGTCCCGAACCCGGGGTTCCTCCGCCCCGTTCACGGGATACGTGTACCCGGCGGGCGGTACCTGCACCTGTACGCGGCGAACCTCGGGCGCGGGTTCGACGGGCGCTGGCGGGTGATCGGCGACCGCACTCAGGCCCCGTCCGGCGCCGGGTACGCACTCGAAAACCGCATCGTGATGACCCGGACGCTCCCGGAAGCGTTCCAGGATTGCCGCGTCAACCGGCTGGCCCTGTTCTTCCAGACCGTTCGCGACACGCTGCGGGCGCTCGCCCCGCGGAACAAGGACAACCCGCGGGTCGTGCTCCTGACCCCCGGGCCGTACAACGAAACGTACTTCGAGCACGCCTATCTCGCCCGGTACCTCGGCTACACGCTCTGCGAGGGCGGCGACCTCACGGTGCGGGACAACCGCGTCTTCCTCAAGGTGCTCGGCGGGCTGCAACCGGTGGAGGTGATCTTCCGCCGACTGGATGATGACTTCTGCGACCCGCTCGAACTGCGCCCGGACTCGTTCCTCGGTGTGCCTGGGTTGGTTCACGCGGTCCGCAGCGGCAACGTGGTGGTGGCGAACGCCCTCGGCACCGGGCTTTTGGAAACACCCGCGCTCCCGGCCTTCCTTCCGCGCCTCTGTCGCGCGCTGCTGGGCGAAGAGTTGCAACTCGAGTCCGTACCGACGTGGTGGTGCGGCGAGCCGGAATCCCTCCGCTACGTCCTCGATCACCTCGCCGATCTCGTCATTAAACCAGCATTTCCGGCGAGCCGGATGGAACCCGAGTTCCCGGCCGATCTGTCCGCGGGTCAACGAACCGCACTCGCGGCTCGGATCAAGCACCGGCCCCGCGACTTTGTCGCCCAAGAGCGCCTCGACCTGTCCGCGACCCCGGTTCTGGACGGGGACCGGCTCGTTCCCCGGAAGCTGGTCGTGCGCTCGTACCTCGCGGCCGAATCCGGGGGCGGGTTCGTGTTCATGCCGGGCGGCTTGACGCGAGTGAGCGCCTCATCGGACACGACGGTGGTGTCGATGCAGCGCGGGGGCGGGAGCAAGGACACCTGGGTGCTCGCGGACGCGGAGGTGAGCGACTTCAGTTTGCTCCCGGCGGCCGGGTACCGGGTCGCGCTCACGCGGTCCGGTGGCGATCTCCCGAGTCGCGCTGCGGACAACCTGTTTTGGCTCGGCCGGTACGCAGAACGTGCCGAAGGGCTGACGCGCCTGCTCCGCGGGATCGTGGTCCGGTTGACCGAGCGCTCCGGTTTGGCCGATTGCCCGGAACTCCCCTCGCTTCTCACCGCACTCGCCGCGCAAGCCGATCCCAAGTGCCCGCGTGCGGACGGAATCGAAGACCCGTTCGCCCGCGTGTTCCCGGTGGTGTTCGCGCAGGCGGACCCGAACAGTCTCGTGTCCGTGGTCCGGTCCGTTCGGCTCGTCGCCTCGGTCGTCCGCGATCTGATTTCGCTCGACATGTGGCGCGTGGTCAACACGCTGAGCGCGCTCCCCGGCGAACTGACTTCCGGCACGGACGAGGACGACCCGACTCCGGCCGACGTGCTCGATCTGTTGAACCGGACCGTCACCACGCTGGCCGCGTTCGGCGGGCTGGTTTCCGAGAGCATGACGCGCGGGGAAGGGTGGCGGTTCCTGGACATGGGCCGGAAGCTGGAACGCGCGCTGCACCTCATCGGGTTGCTGCGTGCGACGCTCGTCACCGCCACCGAGCACGAGGGGCCGGTGCTCGACGCGGTGCTGGAAGTAGTCGACAGCGGGATGACGTACCGGCGCCGGTATTTGAGCAGCCTCCGCGCCGAAGCCGTTTTGGATCTCGTTGTGGCCGACGAAACCAATCCGCGTTCGCTGGCTACGCAACTCGCGGCCCTCGTGGACGATGTGGACCACTTGCCGCGCCCGGCGTCGGCGGGGCGGGCGCCCGAGCAGCGGTTCGCGCTGGCCGCGCTCGCGTCCGTGCGCTTGGCCGAGCCGGACCGACTCGCGGTAGTGGAGGGCGGCACGCGCCCGGGGCTGCGGGATCTGCTCGGGCACGTGGCCGGGTGGCTCCCGATCCTGTCCGATGCGATCACGCAGCAGTATCTCAGCCACCTCCAGACTTCGCGCCACATGGCGACCCCCGACACGATCCGGCGGACCGGGGCCGACTCCGGGGACCGGTTGTAA
- a CDS encoding circularly permuted type 2 ATP-grasp protein yields MPTLGTPSRLTPSLNGSLIPKPRLFDHYTPHPTAWDELFDRAPNPHPHCAAVVERLGRFHVNEFQAKRSNADLAFVNQGITFSVYSDRRGVEKIFPFDLIPRTIPATEWSALEDGLVQRVRALNLFLHDVYHDQRILREGVIPTELVLGSKGFRKEMIGFTPPGGVYVHICGTDLIRDTAGQFLVLEDNGRTPSGVSYVLENRAVMKKVFPQLFADIRVKRVEDYPRRLREALASVAPASAATTPCVVVLSPGQYNSAYFEHSFLARHMGVELVFGQDLFVHDDVVYLKTTRGPQRVDVIYRRLDDDFLDPEAFRPDSLLGVPGLFRAYRAGNVTLANAVGTGVADDKAVYPYTEDMIRFYLSEEPLLKNVPTHICARPEDEQYTLDHLDELVVKAVNESGGYGMLMGPFSTAAQRAEFAEKIKDNPRNYVAQPVVTLSTCPTWTEEGVAPRHVDLRPYIITGSSTWVLPGGLTRTALTKGSLVVNSSQGGGSKDTWVLENGRHPQ; encoded by the coding sequence ATGCCCACCCTTGGCACCCCGTCCCGGCTGACCCCGAGTCTCAACGGGTCATTGATTCCCAAGCCGCGTCTCTTCGATCACTACACCCCTCACCCAACAGCCTGGGACGAACTCTTCGACCGCGCACCCAACCCGCACCCGCACTGCGCCGCGGTCGTCGAGCGCCTCGGGCGGTTCCACGTCAACGAATTCCAGGCGAAGCGGAGCAACGCGGACCTGGCGTTCGTCAACCAGGGGATCACGTTCAGCGTTTATTCCGACCGCCGGGGCGTCGAGAAGATATTCCCGTTCGACCTGATCCCGCGCACGATCCCGGCCACCGAGTGGTCCGCGCTGGAAGACGGACTCGTCCAGCGGGTGCGGGCGCTCAACCTGTTCCTCCACGACGTGTACCACGACCAGCGGATTCTCCGCGAGGGCGTGATCCCGACCGAATTGGTGCTGGGGTCGAAAGGGTTCCGCAAGGAGATGATCGGCTTCACCCCGCCCGGCGGGGTTTACGTCCACATCTGCGGGACCGACCTCATCCGCGACACCGCGGGCCAGTTCCTCGTGCTCGAAGACAACGGCCGGACGCCGAGCGGCGTGAGCTACGTGCTCGAGAACCGGGCCGTGATGAAGAAGGTGTTCCCGCAACTGTTCGCCGACATCCGGGTGAAGCGCGTCGAGGACTACCCGCGGCGCCTGCGCGAAGCGCTCGCGTCGGTCGCACCGGCCTCCGCAGCGACCACGCCGTGCGTGGTGGTGCTCTCGCCCGGGCAGTACAACTCGGCGTACTTCGAGCACAGCTTCCTCGCGCGGCACATGGGCGTGGAACTCGTGTTCGGCCAGGACTTGTTCGTTCACGATGATGTGGTTTATCTGAAGACCACGCGCGGGCCGCAGCGCGTGGACGTGATCTACCGCCGACTGGACGACGACTTCCTCGACCCCGAGGCGTTCCGCCCCGACAGCCTGCTCGGGGTACCCGGGCTGTTCCGGGCGTACCGCGCCGGGAACGTCACGCTCGCGAACGCGGTCGGCACCGGCGTCGCCGACGACAAGGCGGTGTACCCGTACACCGAGGACATGATCCGCTTCTACCTGTCCGAAGAACCGCTCCTGAAGAACGTCCCGACGCACATCTGCGCCCGCCCGGAAGACGAACAGTACACCCTCGATCACCTCGACGAACTGGTCGTCAAGGCGGTGAACGAGTCCGGCGGGTACGGGATGCTGATGGGGCCGTTCAGCACGGCGGCGCAGCGCGCGGAGTTCGCGGAGAAGATCAAAGACAACCCGCGCAACTACGTCGCACAACCGGTCGTGACGCTGAGCACGTGCCCGACCTGGACCGAAGAGGGCGTGGCCCCGCGCCACGTCGACCTGCGGCCCTACATTATTACCGGTAGCTCAACGTGGGTGCTGCCCGGCGGTCTCACGCGCACTGCGCTAACGAAGGGGTCACTGGTCGTGAACTCCAGTCAGGGCGGCGGGAGCAAAGACACCTGGGTTCTGGAGAACGGCCGACACCCGCAGTGA
- a CDS encoding transglutaminase family protein has translation MTRYTITHVTTYEYTEPVSLCQNVAHLSVRECDRQRSEPSILSISPDPAVIEERVDYFGNPVHYFTIQEPHRELTVRAEHRIAVGSVPDVAPGATPAWETIRDRLGTDRDPAWFDAYQFVFDSRFAAADPRYVEYAAPSFTPGRPILEAALHLVNRVHAGFVYDPRATTVSTPVAEVFEKRRGVCQDFAHLLLACFRSLGLSARYVSGYLSTLPPPGRPRLIGADATHAWVSLFCGDAGWVDLDPTNDQIPQERHILLAWGRDYDDVSPLKGVILGGGQHVIKVAVDVGVEDE, from the coding sequence ATGACCCGCTACACGATCACCCACGTCACCACCTACGAGTACACCGAACCGGTCTCGCTGTGCCAGAACGTCGCGCACCTCTCCGTGCGCGAATGCGACCGACAGCGGTCCGAGCCGTCGATCCTCTCGATTTCGCCCGACCCGGCCGTGATCGAGGAGCGGGTCGATTACTTCGGCAACCCGGTTCACTACTTCACCATCCAGGAACCGCACCGCGAACTAACGGTGCGAGCCGAACACCGGATCGCGGTCGGATCGGTCCCGGACGTCGCCCCCGGCGCGACGCCGGCATGGGAAACTATCCGCGACCGATTGGGAACTGACCGCGACCCGGCCTGGTTCGATGCGTACCAGTTCGTGTTCGACTCCCGGTTCGCCGCGGCCGACCCGCGTTACGTGGAGTACGCCGCTCCGTCGTTCACACCCGGGCGCCCGATTCTGGAAGCCGCGCTCCACCTCGTGAACCGGGTTCACGCCGGGTTCGTCTACGACCCGCGGGCCACCACCGTATCAACACCGGTCGCGGAGGTGTTTGAAAAGCGCCGCGGCGTGTGCCAGGACTTCGCGCACTTGCTTCTCGCGTGCTTCCGGTCCCTCGGGTTGTCCGCGCGCTACGTCAGCGGGTACCTGTCCACGCTTCCGCCCCCGGGCCGCCCGCGGCTCATTGGCGCGGACGCGACCCACGCTTGGGTGAGCCTGTTTTGCGGCGACGCCGGGTGGGTGGACCTCGACCCCACGAACGACCAGATCCCGCAGGAGCGGCACATTCTGCTCGCGTGGGGTCGGGACTACGACGACGTGAGCCCGCTGAAAGGCGTGATCCTCGGCGGCGGACAGCACGTCATTAAAGTGGCCGTCGATGTCGGCGTTGAAGACGAGTAG